The following are from one region of the Dermacentor albipictus isolate Rhodes 1998 colony chromosome 5, USDA_Dalb.pri_finalv2, whole genome shotgun sequence genome:
- the NKAIN gene encoding uncharacterized protein NKAIN isoform X2: MWAPILANFFQIIFVIFGFFGTYHYRPRYVVAYIIWTLLWIGWNLFVICIYMEIGALNRDSSILNMGTGSRSWWEANGFGCVAIFNYSSSDDILAVTRPVSVTGCLLAYYHVECIQAGVQCLLAFVGFVGGCYLIYLYTQEDDSFAPRRRNSKRKPLNSLPYSIEFRTDPPATDGGGPSMGSGLGRAPMTPRRVKRRSTRSKRSTGQAQYQNPVTRLLDRSLDTSSNDSYAHFGGQCNPVYLGSRTSLHSLYGKANPNLSGPLRTTHQHDAATGLPSTRHSTRGRHQPYVDSSETMI, translated from the exons ATGTGGGCGCCGATCCTGGCGAACTTTTTCCAGATCATATTCGTCATCTTCGGTTTCTTCGGAACGTACCACTACCGGCCAAGATACGTTGTTGCC TACATCATCTGGACTCTCTTGTGGATTGGATGGAACCTTTTTGTCATCTGCATTTACATGGAAATCGGCGCCCTGAACAGG GACTCCAGCATTCTGAATATGGGCACTGGAAGCCGGAGTTGGTGGGAGGCAAATGGCTTTGGTTGCGTGGCCATCTTCAACTACAGCTCTTCCGATGACATCTTGGCTGTCACCAGGCCTGTATCGGTGACGGGATGCCTACTTGCATACTACCATGTTGAGTGCATTCAAGCTGGGGTGCAGTGCCTGCTAGCG TTTGTGGGATTTGTTGGAGGCTGCTACCTGATCTACCTTTATACTCAGGAAGATGACTCAT TTGCACCCAGAAGAAGAAACAGCAAAAGAAAACCACTGAACAGCCTGCCTTATAGCATCGAGTTCCGTACCGACCCTCCTGCCACAGATGGTGGCGGTCCCTCCATGGGCTCGGGATTGGGCCGCGCACCCATGACCCCCCGCCGAGTGAAGCGACGATCAACGCGGTCCAAGCGGTCGACCGGCCAGGCACAGTACCAGAATCCCGTGACACGTCTGCTCGATCGGTCTCTAGACACGTCAAGCAATGACAGCTATGCCCACTTTGGCGGTCAGTGCAACCCAGTTTACCTGGGGTCCCGCACCAGCCTCCACTCGCTGTATGGAAAGGCCAACCCCAACCTCAGCGGGCCTCTTCGAACAACCCACCAGCATGATGCAGCCACGGGGCTGCCTTCTACAAGGCACTCTACAAGGGGGCGCCACCAGCCCTATGTGGACAGCTCTGAGACAATGATATGA
- the LOC135909250 gene encoding COMM domain-containing protein 2, translating into MLLILDDEHKQHLQFITSVDEPVAKEFCKIANEFLVRGVNPKVYHSAAQKLQVDDDVVQGAVEGLSHLLSQAAKLKLGEQHLRESLLLLSFPESVCEELVKHHVDNERNVRKLLSEKSIPCWSFSHLQWRLEAEVASRCLKSHVTPLVTFKFHLKQGDGSETKEVVLQTDPLNLLHMTESLEEALQSAKSLHMRRIAKHVK; encoded by the coding sequence ATGTTACTCATACTCGACGATGAACACAAACAGCACCTCCAGTTTATCACCAGCGTCGACGAGCCGGTGGCAAAGGAGTTCTGCAAGATCGCCAACGAGTTCCTCGTTCGCGGAGTGAACCCCAAAGTGTACCACTCTGCCGCGCAGAAGCTCCAAGTCGACGACGACGTCGTTCAGGGTGCCGTTGAGGGCCTTTCCCACCTTCTCAGCCAGGCCGCGAAGCTGAAGCTCGGCGAACAACACTTACGAGAATCGCTATTGCTGCTGAGCTTTCCCGAGTCTGTGTGCGAAGAGCTCGTGAAACACCACGTCGATAACGAGAGGAACGTACGCAAGCTGCTGTCTGAGAAGTCCATTCCCTGCTGGAGTTTCTCGCATCTCCAATGGAGACTGGAGGCCGAGGTCGCCAGTCGCTGTCTCAAGTCGCACGTGACGCCTCTCGTTACCTTCAAGTTTCATCTCAAGCAAGGAGATGGCAGCGAAACCAAAGAAGTGGTGTTGCAGACGGACCCTTTAAACCTGTTGCACATGACCGAATCACTGGAGGAAGCGCTACAGAGTGCCAAGTCTCTTCACATGCGAAGAATAGCGAAGCACGTCAAGTGA
- the NKAIN gene encoding sodium/potassium-transporting ATPase subunit beta-1-interacting protein 3 isoform X1: protein MSCCGARILVLAICIIQLIATFQRQVFDFLGYMWAPILANFFQIIFVIFGFFGTYHYRPRYVVAYIIWTLLWIGWNLFVICIYMEIGALNRDSSILNMGTGSRSWWEANGFGCVAIFNYSSSDDILAVTRPVSVTGCLLAYYHVECIQAGVQCLLAFVGFVGGCYLIYLYTQEDDSFAPRRRNSKRKPLNSLPYSIEFRTDPPATDGGGPSMGSGLGRAPMTPRRVKRRSTRSKRSTGQAQYQNPVTRLLDRSLDTSSNDSYAHFGGQCNPVYLGSRTSLHSLYGKANPNLSGPLRTTHQHDAATGLPSTRHSTRGRHQPYVDSSETMI from the exons ATGTCTTGCTGCGGCGCAAGGATCCTTGTCTTGGCGATTTGCATCATTCAACTG ATCGCTACATTCCAACGCCAAGTCTTCGACTTCCTGGGGTACATGTGGGCGCCGATCCTGGCGAACTTTTTCCAGATCATATTCGTCATCTTCGGTTTCTTCGGAACGTACCACTACCGGCCAAGATACGTTGTTGCC TACATCATCTGGACTCTCTTGTGGATTGGATGGAACCTTTTTGTCATCTGCATTTACATGGAAATCGGCGCCCTGAACAGG GACTCCAGCATTCTGAATATGGGCACTGGAAGCCGGAGTTGGTGGGAGGCAAATGGCTTTGGTTGCGTGGCCATCTTCAACTACAGCTCTTCCGATGACATCTTGGCTGTCACCAGGCCTGTATCGGTGACGGGATGCCTACTTGCATACTACCATGTTGAGTGCATTCAAGCTGGGGTGCAGTGCCTGCTAGCG TTTGTGGGATTTGTTGGAGGCTGCTACCTGATCTACCTTTATACTCAGGAAGATGACTCAT TTGCACCCAGAAGAAGAAACAGCAAAAGAAAACCACTGAACAGCCTGCCTTATAGCATCGAGTTCCGTACCGACCCTCCTGCCACAGATGGTGGCGGTCCCTCCATGGGCTCGGGATTGGGCCGCGCACCCATGACCCCCCGCCGAGTGAAGCGACGATCAACGCGGTCCAAGCGGTCGACCGGCCAGGCACAGTACCAGAATCCCGTGACACGTCTGCTCGATCGGTCTCTAGACACGTCAAGCAATGACAGCTATGCCCACTTTGGCGGTCAGTGCAACCCAGTTTACCTGGGGTCCCGCACCAGCCTCCACTCGCTGTATGGAAAGGCCAACCCCAACCTCAGCGGGCCTCTTCGAACAACCCACCAGCATGATGCAGCCACGGGGCTGCCTTCTACAAGGCACTCTACAAGGGGGCGCCACCAGCCCTATGTGGACAGCTCTGAGACAATGATATGA